A genomic segment from Nicotiana sylvestris chromosome 1, ASM39365v2, whole genome shotgun sequence encodes:
- the LOC104226224 gene encoding uncharacterized protein isoform X3 — MDFSLPLVTNMSFIKEEMPSPLSDQILNFCESELFPEIQNSEVASSSNGCCYDEQSSYSTNLDLNKFQSTSEKNDETITTSTKAATSTTDNNSNNKDDNNNNNSLSKIFDTQEEIENDITTSIDFTPSTNFNIPDHFLQQQDEQFDVNTLNNHHYPVTDVISGPLSHQYRQDHPPIVPLMGPPLGHLYAEESLSSIPPYMRVVTSSPSCSLLDPIIGNYIQGNLNTIIPSDASAVFAAAAANSALFYGSQLPNQELEFQEGNSRIFCPDALSRIYNCSIELQAISNESQHLVSAVGCSNPLAAEVTTFEDPSYNKTGRCSVEDRREKIHRYMKKRNERNFSKKIKYACRKTLADSRPRVRGRFARNDEFGEAASKANSYGNHEEETSDQDVKFNSIIYQDPNMGAASTHENNVTHNGRIFNSNICHISTGPYDMYTPLYCTDGQLH, encoded by the exons ATGGATTTCTCTCTTCCCTTGGTTACAAACATGAGTTTCATCAAG gAAGAGATGCCAAGCCCCTTAAGTGATCAAATTCTGAATTTTTGTGAGTCTGAACTTTTTCCAGAAATACAAAATTCAGAAGTTGCTTCTAGTTCAAATGGCTGCTGTTATGATGAACAATCCTCTTATAGTACAAATCTTGATCTAAACAAATTCCAAAGCACTAGTGAAAAGAATGATGAAACTATCACAACCTCGACCAAAGCAGCCACCAGCACAACCGataacaatagcaacaacaaggatgacaacaataacaataacagtCTGTCGAAAATATTTGATACTCAAGAGGAAATTGAGAATGACATTACTACTTCTATAGACTTCACACCATCCACAAACTTCAATATCCCTGACCATTTCCTTCAACAACAAGACGAACAATTCGACGTTAATACCCTTAACAATCACCATTACCCTGTCACAGATGTTATTTCTGGTCCCTTATCTCATCAGTATCGTCAAGATCACCCTCCTATCGTTCCGCTTATGGGACCTCCATTAGGCCATCTATACGCAGAGGAATCGTTGTCCTCTATTCCTCCTTACATGCGCGTCGTTACTTCATCTCCTTCTTGTTCACTTCTTGATCCTATTATAGGAAATTACATTCAAGGAAATCTTAACACTATAATCCCGTCTGATGCTTCAGCTGtatttgctgctgctgctgctaatAGCGCTTTGTTCTATGGATCCCAATTGCCAAATCAAGAATTGGAATTTCAAGAAGGGAATAGTAGAATTTTTTGCCCTGATGCCTTGTCAAGGATCTATAACTGTTCTATTGAGCTTCAG GCAATCAGCAATGAGAGTCAGCATTTGGTTAGTGCTGTTGGTTGTTCTAACCCTTTGGCTGCAGAAGTTACAACTTTTGAAGATCCTTCCTATAATAAAACTGGCAGGTGCTCAGTtgaggataggagggagaagattcATAGATACATGAAGAAACGAAATGAGAGGAATTTCAGCAAGAAAATCAAG TATGCATGCAGAAAAACACTAGCAGACAGCAGGCCAAGAGTGAGGGGAAGATTTGCAAGAAATGATGAATTTGGGGAAGCTGCAAGTAAAGCAAATTCTTATGGAAATCATGAAGAGGAGACAAGTGATCAAGATGTAAAGTTCAATAGTATTATATATCAAGATCCAAATATGGGTGCTGCTTCTACTCATGAGAATAATGTTACTCACAATGGTCGGATTTTCAACTCCAATATTTGTCACATATCAACTGGTCCCTATGATATGTATACACCTCTCTATTGTACAGATGGTCAACTGCACTAG
- the LOC104226224 gene encoding uncharacterized protein isoform X2: MLQDMMLHPQEHQLSYEEMPSPLSDQILNFCESELFPEIQNSEVASSSNGCCYDEQSSYSTNLDLNKFQSTSEKNDETITTSTKAATSTTDNNSNNKDDNNNNNSLSKIFDTQEEIENDITTSIDFTPSTNFNIPDHFLQQQDEQFDVNTLNNHHYPVTDVISGPLSHQYRQDHPPIVPLMGPPLGHLYAEESLSSIPPYMRVVTSSPSCSLLDPIIGNYIQGNLNTIIPSDASAVFAAAAANSALFYGSQLPNQELEFQEGNSRIFCPDALSRIYNCSIELQAISNESQHLVSAVGCSNPLAAEVTTFEDPSYNKTGRCSVEDRREKIHRYMKKRNERNFSKKIKYACRKTLADSRPRVRGRFARNDEFGEAASKANSYGNHEEETSDQDVKFNSIIYQDPNMGAASTHENNVTHNGRIFNSNICHISTGPYDMYTPLYCTDGQLH; this comes from the exons atgttgCAGGACATGATGCTTCATCCTCAAGAACATCAGCTTTCTTAT gAAGAGATGCCAAGCCCCTTAAGTGATCAAATTCTGAATTTTTGTGAGTCTGAACTTTTTCCAGAAATACAAAATTCAGAAGTTGCTTCTAGTTCAAATGGCTGCTGTTATGATGAACAATCCTCTTATAGTACAAATCTTGATCTAAACAAATTCCAAAGCACTAGTGAAAAGAATGATGAAACTATCACAACCTCGACCAAAGCAGCCACCAGCACAACCGataacaatagcaacaacaaggatgacaacaataacaataacagtCTGTCGAAAATATTTGATACTCAAGAGGAAATTGAGAATGACATTACTACTTCTATAGACTTCACACCATCCACAAACTTCAATATCCCTGACCATTTCCTTCAACAACAAGACGAACAATTCGACGTTAATACCCTTAACAATCACCATTACCCTGTCACAGATGTTATTTCTGGTCCCTTATCTCATCAGTATCGTCAAGATCACCCTCCTATCGTTCCGCTTATGGGACCTCCATTAGGCCATCTATACGCAGAGGAATCGTTGTCCTCTATTCCTCCTTACATGCGCGTCGTTACTTCATCTCCTTCTTGTTCACTTCTTGATCCTATTATAGGAAATTACATTCAAGGAAATCTTAACACTATAATCCCGTCTGATGCTTCAGCTGtatttgctgctgctgctgctaatAGCGCTTTGTTCTATGGATCCCAATTGCCAAATCAAGAATTGGAATTTCAAGAAGGGAATAGTAGAATTTTTTGCCCTGATGCCTTGTCAAGGATCTATAACTGTTCTATTGAGCTTCAG GCAATCAGCAATGAGAGTCAGCATTTGGTTAGTGCTGTTGGTTGTTCTAACCCTTTGGCTGCAGAAGTTACAACTTTTGAAGATCCTTCCTATAATAAAACTGGCAGGTGCTCAGTtgaggataggagggagaagattcATAGATACATGAAGAAACGAAATGAGAGGAATTTCAGCAAGAAAATCAAG TATGCATGCAGAAAAACACTAGCAGACAGCAGGCCAAGAGTGAGGGGAAGATTTGCAAGAAATGATGAATTTGGGGAAGCTGCAAGTAAAGCAAATTCTTATGGAAATCATGAAGAGGAGACAAGTGATCAAGATGTAAAGTTCAATAGTATTATATATCAAGATCCAAATATGGGTGCTGCTTCTACTCATGAGAATAATGTTACTCACAATGGTCGGATTTTCAACTCCAATATTTGTCACATATCAACTGGTCCCTATGATATGTATACACCTCTCTATTGTACAGATGGTCAACTGCACTAG
- the LOC104226224 gene encoding uncharacterized protein isoform X4, with translation MPSPLSDQILNFCESELFPEIQNSEVASSSNGCCYDEQSSYSTNLDLNKFQSTSEKNDETITTSTKAATSTTDNNSNNKDDNNNNNSLSKIFDTQEEIENDITTSIDFTPSTNFNIPDHFLQQQDEQFDVNTLNNHHYPVTDVISGPLSHQYRQDHPPIVPLMGPPLGHLYAEESLSSIPPYMRVVTSSPSCSLLDPIIGNYIQGNLNTIIPSDASAVFAAAAANSALFYGSQLPNQELEFQEGNSRIFCPDALSRIYNCSIELQAISNESQHLVSAVGCSNPLAAEVTTFEDPSYNKTGRCSVEDRREKIHRYMKKRNERNFSKKIKYACRKTLADSRPRVRGRFARNDEFGEAASKANSYGNHEEETSDQDVKFNSIIYQDPNMGAASTHENNVTHNGRIFNSNICHISTGPYDMYTPLYCTDGQLH, from the exons ATGCCAAGCCCCTTAAGTGATCAAATTCTGAATTTTTGTGAGTCTGAACTTTTTCCAGAAATACAAAATTCAGAAGTTGCTTCTAGTTCAAATGGCTGCTGTTATGATGAACAATCCTCTTATAGTACAAATCTTGATCTAAACAAATTCCAAAGCACTAGTGAAAAGAATGATGAAACTATCACAACCTCGACCAAAGCAGCCACCAGCACAACCGataacaatagcaacaacaaggatgacaacaataacaataacagtCTGTCGAAAATATTTGATACTCAAGAGGAAATTGAGAATGACATTACTACTTCTATAGACTTCACACCATCCACAAACTTCAATATCCCTGACCATTTCCTTCAACAACAAGACGAACAATTCGACGTTAATACCCTTAACAATCACCATTACCCTGTCACAGATGTTATTTCTGGTCCCTTATCTCATCAGTATCGTCAAGATCACCCTCCTATCGTTCCGCTTATGGGACCTCCATTAGGCCATCTATACGCAGAGGAATCGTTGTCCTCTATTCCTCCTTACATGCGCGTCGTTACTTCATCTCCTTCTTGTTCACTTCTTGATCCTATTATAGGAAATTACATTCAAGGAAATCTTAACACTATAATCCCGTCTGATGCTTCAGCTGtatttgctgctgctgctgctaatAGCGCTTTGTTCTATGGATCCCAATTGCCAAATCAAGAATTGGAATTTCAAGAAGGGAATAGTAGAATTTTTTGCCCTGATGCCTTGTCAAGGATCTATAACTGTTCTATTGAGCTTCAG GCAATCAGCAATGAGAGTCAGCATTTGGTTAGTGCTGTTGGTTGTTCTAACCCTTTGGCTGCAGAAGTTACAACTTTTGAAGATCCTTCCTATAATAAAACTGGCAGGTGCTCAGTtgaggataggagggagaagattcATAGATACATGAAGAAACGAAATGAGAGGAATTTCAGCAAGAAAATCAAG TATGCATGCAGAAAAACACTAGCAGACAGCAGGCCAAGAGTGAGGGGAAGATTTGCAAGAAATGATGAATTTGGGGAAGCTGCAAGTAAAGCAAATTCTTATGGAAATCATGAAGAGGAGACAAGTGATCAAGATGTAAAGTTCAATAGTATTATATATCAAGATCCAAATATGGGTGCTGCTTCTACTCATGAGAATAATGTTACTCACAATGGTCGGATTTTCAACTCCAATATTTGTCACATATCAACTGGTCCCTATGATATGTATACACCTCTCTATTGTACAGATGGTCAACTGCACTAG
- the LOC104226224 gene encoding uncharacterized protein isoform X1: MDFSLPLVTNMSFIKVTQKEEMPSPLSDQILNFCESELFPEIQNSEVASSSNGCCYDEQSSYSTNLDLNKFQSTSEKNDETITTSTKAATSTTDNNSNNKDDNNNNNSLSKIFDTQEEIENDITTSIDFTPSTNFNIPDHFLQQQDEQFDVNTLNNHHYPVTDVISGPLSHQYRQDHPPIVPLMGPPLGHLYAEESLSSIPPYMRVVTSSPSCSLLDPIIGNYIQGNLNTIIPSDASAVFAAAAANSALFYGSQLPNQELEFQEGNSRIFCPDALSRIYNCSIELQAISNESQHLVSAVGCSNPLAAEVTTFEDPSYNKTGRCSVEDRREKIHRYMKKRNERNFSKKIKYACRKTLADSRPRVRGRFARNDEFGEAASKANSYGNHEEETSDQDVKFNSIIYQDPNMGAASTHENNVTHNGRIFNSNICHISTGPYDMYTPLYCTDGQLH; encoded by the exons ATGGATTTCTCTCTTCCCTTGGTTACAAACATGAGTTTCATCAAGGTAACACAAAAG gAAGAGATGCCAAGCCCCTTAAGTGATCAAATTCTGAATTTTTGTGAGTCTGAACTTTTTCCAGAAATACAAAATTCAGAAGTTGCTTCTAGTTCAAATGGCTGCTGTTATGATGAACAATCCTCTTATAGTACAAATCTTGATCTAAACAAATTCCAAAGCACTAGTGAAAAGAATGATGAAACTATCACAACCTCGACCAAAGCAGCCACCAGCACAACCGataacaatagcaacaacaaggatgacaacaataacaataacagtCTGTCGAAAATATTTGATACTCAAGAGGAAATTGAGAATGACATTACTACTTCTATAGACTTCACACCATCCACAAACTTCAATATCCCTGACCATTTCCTTCAACAACAAGACGAACAATTCGACGTTAATACCCTTAACAATCACCATTACCCTGTCACAGATGTTATTTCTGGTCCCTTATCTCATCAGTATCGTCAAGATCACCCTCCTATCGTTCCGCTTATGGGACCTCCATTAGGCCATCTATACGCAGAGGAATCGTTGTCCTCTATTCCTCCTTACATGCGCGTCGTTACTTCATCTCCTTCTTGTTCACTTCTTGATCCTATTATAGGAAATTACATTCAAGGAAATCTTAACACTATAATCCCGTCTGATGCTTCAGCTGtatttgctgctgctgctgctaatAGCGCTTTGTTCTATGGATCCCAATTGCCAAATCAAGAATTGGAATTTCAAGAAGGGAATAGTAGAATTTTTTGCCCTGATGCCTTGTCAAGGATCTATAACTGTTCTATTGAGCTTCAG GCAATCAGCAATGAGAGTCAGCATTTGGTTAGTGCTGTTGGTTGTTCTAACCCTTTGGCTGCAGAAGTTACAACTTTTGAAGATCCTTCCTATAATAAAACTGGCAGGTGCTCAGTtgaggataggagggagaagattcATAGATACATGAAGAAACGAAATGAGAGGAATTTCAGCAAGAAAATCAAG TATGCATGCAGAAAAACACTAGCAGACAGCAGGCCAAGAGTGAGGGGAAGATTTGCAAGAAATGATGAATTTGGGGAAGCTGCAAGTAAAGCAAATTCTTATGGAAATCATGAAGAGGAGACAAGTGATCAAGATGTAAAGTTCAATAGTATTATATATCAAGATCCAAATATGGGTGCTGCTTCTACTCATGAGAATAATGTTACTCACAATGGTCGGATTTTCAACTCCAATATTTGTCACATATCAACTGGTCCCTATGATATGTATACACCTCTCTATTGTACAGATGGTCAACTGCACTAG